A region from the Clostridium beijerinckii genome encodes:
- the sigF gene encoding RNA polymerase sporulation sigma factor SigF, protein MEKEDLKREDYNYDKNPELIASARNGDSDAMNTLIEMNLPLVSSLSKKFLNRGYDYEDIFQIGSIGLVKAINNFDLTYNVKFSTYAVPMIIGEIKRFLRDDGMIKVSRNVKSLARKVYFYKEILTKKLKRSPTIEELADYADVDKEEILFAIESSNSLQYLYDTIHQDDGAPVLLIDKLSEKSVDDGNIIERIALKEALSSLDNKARQIILLRYFKDKTQVQVAKMLGINQVQVSRIEKKVLAEMRKKLEE, encoded by the coding sequence ATGGAAAAAGAGGATTTAAAACGAGAGGATTATAATTATGACAAGAATCCAGAACTAATAGCTTCAGCTAGAAACGGTGATAGTGATGCTATGAATACATTAATAGAAATGAATTTACCATTAGTATCATCTCTAAGTAAAAAGTTTTTAAATAGAGGGTATGATTATGAAGATATATTTCAAATAGGATCAATTGGATTAGTTAAAGCTATAAATAATTTTGATTTAACTTATAATGTTAAGTTTTCAACTTATGCAGTTCCTATGATTATAGGAGAAATTAAAAGATTTTTAAGAGATGATGGAATGATAAAAGTAAGCCGTAATGTTAAAAGTTTAGCTAGAAAGGTATATTTCTATAAAGAAATTTTAACTAAAAAGCTTAAGAGGTCACCTACTATAGAAGAACTTGCTGATTATGCAGATGTTGACAAGGAAGAAATTTTATTTGCAATAGAATCTTCAAATAGTTTACAGTATTTATATGATACAATACATCAAGATGATGGAGCACCAGTTCTTTTAATAGATAAATTAAGTGAAAAAAGTGTAGATGATGGAAATATTATTGAAAGAATAGCTCTTAAGGAAGCTTTAAGTAGTTTAGACAACAAGGCAAGACAAATTATATTGTTACGTTATTTTAAAGATAAAACACAAGTTCAGGTAGCTAAAATGCTTGGAATAAACCAAGTTCAGGTATCTAGAATTGAAAAAAAGGTTTTAGCTGAAATGAGAAAGAAACTAGAAGAATAA
- the spoVAC gene encoding stage V sporulation protein AC gives MSSNREMKEAKIKQKYEAMANEVIPKSKIFQDCLKAFLVGGLICDVGQFINNIATNYGFPKEQVMSIVPIVMIFLGALLTGTGTYGKLAQFGGAGTVVPITGFSNAVVSPAIEFKKEGFIFGVAAKMFTIAGPVLVYGIGTSVIIGIVYYVITLF, from the coding sequence TTGAGTAGCAATAGAGAAATGAAAGAAGCAAAAATTAAACAGAAATATGAGGCTATGGCAAATGAAGTTATACCAAAATCTAAAATATTTCAAGATTGTTTGAAGGCTTTTTTAGTTGGAGGATTAATTTGTGATGTAGGTCAATTTATAAATAATATAGCAACCAACTATGGATTTCCTAAAGAGCAAGTTATGAGTATTGTTCCAATTGTAATGATATTTTTAGGCGCACTATTAACAGGAACAGGTACATATGGTAAGCTAGCTCAGTTTGGTGGAGCAGGTACCGTTGTTCCTATAACAGGATTTTCAAATGCTGTAGTTTCACCTGCAATAGAATTTAAAAAAGAAGGATTTATATTTGGAGTTGCAGCCAAAATGTTTACAATTGCAGGTCCAGTTTTAGTATATGGAATTGGAACATCTGTAATTATAGGAATAGTTTATTATGTAATTACGTTATTTTAA
- the spoIIAA gene encoding anti-sigma F factor antagonist, producing the protein MYLKFEKQGNILITTLSGELDHNSAEEVRVKIDDRIDRDDIEKVILNFSGVTFMDSSGIGAVLGRYKKLSNKGGALCIAEPNKNVNRIFELAGLYKVIKNYNTVDEAVRCI; encoded by the coding sequence ATGTATTTAAAATTTGAAAAGCAGGGAAATATTCTAATTACAACTCTTAGTGGAGAACTGGATCATAATAGTGCTGAGGAGGTTAGAGTAAAGATTGATGATAGAATTGACAGGGATGACATAGAAAAGGTAATTTTAAATTTTTCAGGAGTAACTTTTATGGATAGTTCAGGAATTGGAGCAGTGTTAGGTAGGTACAAGAAGTTATCTAATAAGGGAGGAGCGCTTTGCATTGCAGAACCTAATAAAAATGTTAATAGAATCTTTGAACTAGCGGGTTTATATAAGGTAATTAAAAATTATAATACTGTAGATGAAGCAGTAAGGTGCATTTAG
- the spoVAD gene encoding stage V sporulation protein AD has translation MQMHSKKMGRQTVKFDNPPKIIAAHSIVGPKEGEGPLSGYFDEVLNDDTLGKDSYEKAESEMMFTAITETLKKAKLKETDIDYLFSGDLLNQIISSSFAAREFSIPFFGLYGACSTMSESLSLAAIMMDGGFAKHVIATTSSHFSSAERQFRFPLDYGSQRAQTAQWTVTGSGALILGYEGNYPEVTYVTTGKVKDFGQKDANNMGAAMAPAAVDTIVNHFKDTGRKPSDYDIIATGDLGLIGKELADKLIQEFGYDIRKQHIDCGDIIFDKEKQKTEAGGSGCGCSAVVFTGYLYKKLMKKEIKKLLLVSTGALMSTTSSLQGETIPGIAHAVAIEMN, from the coding sequence ATGCAAATGCATAGTAAAAAAATGGGTAGGCAAACAGTAAAATTTGATAATCCACCTAAAATAATAGCAGCACATTCTATAGTAGGACCAAAGGAAGGTGAAGGTCCTTTAAGTGGATATTTTGATGAAGTCTTAAATGATGATACATTGGGAAAAGATAGTTATGAAAAAGCAGAAAGTGAAATGATGTTTACGGCTATAACTGAAACATTAAAAAAAGCAAAACTCAAAGAAACAGATATAGATTACTTATTTTCTGGAGATTTACTAAATCAAATAATTTCATCAAGTTTTGCAGCAAGAGAATTTAGTATTCCGTTTTTTGGATTATATGGAGCATGTTCTACCATGTCAGAATCTTTAAGTTTAGCAGCAATTATGATGGATGGTGGATTTGCTAAACATGTAATTGCAACAACTTCTTCTCACTTTAGCTCAGCAGAAAGGCAATTCAGATTTCCACTTGACTATGGCTCTCAAAGAGCTCAGACAGCTCAATGGACAGTAACAGGATCAGGAGCATTAATTCTTGGATATGAAGGTAATTATCCGGAAGTAACTTATGTAACCACTGGAAAAGTAAAAGATTTTGGACAGAAGGATGCCAATAACATGGGAGCCGCTATGGCACCAGCAGCTGTTGATACAATAGTGAATCATTTTAAAGATACAGGAAGAAAACCAAGTGATTATGATATTATAGCAACAGGAGATTTGGGTTTAATAGGAAAAGAACTTGCCGATAAATTAATACAAGAATTTGGTTATGATATTAGGAAACAACATATTGATTGCGGTGATATTATATTTGATAAGGAAAAACAAAAAACTGAAGCTGGGGGCAGTGGATGTGGATGTTCAGCAGTTGTGTTTACAGGATATTTATATAAGAAGCTTATGAAAAAAGAAATAAAGAAATTATTATTGGTTTCTACAGGTGCACTTATGAGTACAACATCTTCACTTCAAGGTGAAACAATCCCAGGAATAGCTCATGCAGTTGCCATTGAGATGAACTAA
- the spoVAE gene encoding stage V sporulation protein AE produces MDYISAFIVGGIICVIGQILIDVTKLTPGRILVVFVVLGAIVGSFGWYDKLVDIGGAGATVPLPSFGNALAKAAIKEVKEIGLLGAFTGGIKGAAAGITASIFFGYLMALIFNPKTKK; encoded by the coding sequence ATGGATTATATAAGTGCATTTATAGTTGGAGGCATTATTTGTGTTATAGGTCAAATATTAATAGATGTAACAAAATTAACACCAGGAAGAATATTAGTTGTATTTGTTGTGCTTGGAGCAATAGTAGGATCTTTTGGCTGGTATGATAAATTAGTTGACATTGGTGGAGCTGGAGCAACTGTTCCATTGCCGAGTTTTGGAAATGCTTTGGCTAAGGCTGCAATAAAGGAAGTTAAAGAAATTGGATTGTTAGGGGCATTTACAGGAGGTATTAAAGGAGCTGCAGCTGGAATTACAGCATCAATATTCTTTGGATATTTAATGGCACTTATTTTTAATCCTAAAACTAAAAAATAA
- a CDS encoding anti-sigma F factor, translating to MSDNKMSVEFVSKSQNEGFARVAVAAFVAQLDPTIDEINDVKTAVSEAVTNSIIHGYENRGDGLVRIEAEINENEVTIVIIDQGIGIDDIEQAMEPLYTSRPDIERSGMGFTVMETFMDELKVESEKGIGTRVVIKKKFNVVS from the coding sequence ATGTCTGACAATAAAATGAGTGTAGAATTTGTAAGCAAATCTCAGAATGAAGGTTTTGCAAGGGTTGCAGTTGCGGCTTTTGTTGCTCAATTGGATCCAACAATTGATGAAATAAATGATGTAAAAACAGCTGTATCTGAAGCAGTTACTAATTCTATAATACATGGATATGAGAATAGAGGAGATGGATTAGTTAGAATTGAAGCAGAAATTAATGAAAATGAAGTTACAATAGTTATCATTGATCAGGGGATTGGAATTGATGATATAGAGCAGGCTATGGAACCATTATATACGTCAAGGCCAGATATAGAAAGATCAGGGATGGGATTTACTGTAATGGAAACATTTATGGATGAGTTAAAGGTAGAAAGCGAAAAGGGGATTGGTACAAGGGTGGTAATCAAGAAGAAATTCAACGTGGTAAGTTAG
- a CDS encoding ATP-dependent protease, whose protein sequence is MKKELTLSEIIFCASSTDTLKKSNIDRIPEITSTLNKIKKSLSIQKDGYNIYYVDSFSKEKLENLVEYVTNIYEKLPPPKDICYVTSLEQSNPKALFLPNGKGNILKEMIEDIKEKYFECIMDFYSSSSDDEKEDIIEDISEKRNDYITKLMDSAKTKNFDVKATNGGFVFIPLKDEGNEMSKNEYDNLENITQETIEKQASKLKKEAEVILETLKDIEVKSIEKLKNIYRDYIKKNMQKEKDDLLLQFISLDEIYKYLIQMYDDFEETIVECYTINLEDDEEYIKEAFSKYDVNVIVDNSKESHPNVVYEEDPTISNLIGNIEYRNNNGAYSTDISLISAGSLLRANEGCLILRLNSLISSGLSYYYLKKALIHGKVNYNYTRNYLEVLSIAGLKPESIPINVKVILIGDYESFQILYDNDEDFKRIFQLRIEADIELKYNDTTRNSIIEIIKEKISKDKLLNITDDALNEMIKFLSRVTGQRNKLSIDDYYINKLLYLANNNAKEDNRTNIEKKDIIDIAYEDEKILEEIMDNYKNKKILITTNGKKVGIINALAVVGNGCYSFGKPMRITCLSHIGEGRIIDIHKECKMSGNIHEKSISILRGLLSNLISPYEKLPVDLQLSFEQTYGMVEGDSASVAEIICILSALSNRGVRQNIAVTGSINQFGEIQAIGGVNEKIEGFHRVCTMIDEINGKGVLIPNTNADELILRCEVEEDVKTKKFHIYTMETLEDAIEVLILDEGESVKSFFKEIENELLKYKGGKKKK, encoded by the coding sequence ATGAAAAAAGAGTTAACTCTAAGTGAAATTATTTTTTGTGCATCAAGCACAGACACCCTTAAAAAAAGTAATATTGATAGAATACCTGAAATTACATCTACTTTAAATAAAATAAAAAAGAGCTTAAGCATTCAAAAAGACGGATACAATATATATTATGTAGACTCATTTTCAAAAGAGAAATTAGAAAATCTAGTGGAGTATGTTACGAATATATATGAAAAACTCCCACCACCTAAAGATATTTGTTATGTCACATCACTAGAACAATCAAATCCAAAAGCTTTATTTTTACCTAATGGCAAAGGTAATATATTGAAAGAAATGATTGAAGATATTAAAGAAAAATATTTTGAATGTATAATGGACTTTTACAGTAGTTCTTCAGATGATGAAAAGGAAGATATAATTGAAGATATAAGTGAAAAAAGGAATGACTATATAACTAAGCTTATGGATTCAGCAAAGACTAAAAATTTTGATGTCAAAGCAACTAATGGTGGATTTGTTTTTATTCCGTTAAAAGATGAAGGCAATGAGATGAGCAAAAATGAATATGATAATCTAGAAAATATCACTCAAGAAACTATTGAAAAACAAGCATCAAAGCTAAAAAAGGAAGCAGAAGTTATCTTAGAAACATTAAAGGATATTGAAGTAAAATCAATTGAAAAACTTAAGAATATTTATAGAGACTATATAAAAAAGAATATGCAGAAAGAAAAAGATGATTTATTATTGCAATTTATTTCTCTCGATGAAATATATAAATATTTAATCCAAATGTATGATGATTTTGAAGAAACAATAGTTGAATGTTATACAATAAATTTAGAAGATGATGAAGAATATATAAAAGAGGCGTTTTCTAAATATGATGTGAATGTAATTGTCGATAATTCTAAAGAAAGTCATCCGAATGTGGTATATGAAGAAGATCCTACTATTAGCAATCTAATTGGAAACATTGAATATAGAAATAATAATGGTGCATATAGTACAGATATTTCCTTAATTAGTGCAGGAAGCTTACTCCGGGCTAATGAGGGATGCTTAATATTAAGGCTAAATTCTTTAATAAGCAGTGGGCTTAGTTATTATTATTTAAAAAAGGCATTAATTCATGGAAAAGTAAATTATAATTATACGAGAAATTATTTAGAAGTACTTTCTATTGCGGGACTAAAGCCAGAATCTATTCCTATTAACGTAAAGGTTATTTTGATAGGGGATTATGAAAGTTTTCAAATATTATATGATAATGATGAAGATTTTAAAAGGATATTTCAACTTAGAATTGAAGCAGATATTGAATTAAAATATAATGATACTACTAGAAACTCAATTATTGAAATAATTAAGGAGAAAATAAGCAAAGACAAGTTATTAAATATTACTGATGATGCACTTAATGAAATGATTAAATTTTTATCTAGAGTTACAGGGCAAAGAAATAAGTTGTCTATAGATGATTATTATATAAATAAATTATTATATTTAGCTAATAATAATGCAAAAGAGGATAATAGAACCAATATAGAAAAGAAAGATATAATAGATATTGCTTATGAAGATGAAAAAATTTTAGAAGAAATAATGGATAATTATAAAAATAAAAAAATATTAATTACTACAAATGGAAAAAAAGTAGGGATAATTAATGCACTTGCAGTAGTGGGAAATGGTTGTTATAGTTTTGGTAAGCCCATGAGAATAACATGTTTATCTCATATAGGAGAAGGTAGAATAATTGATATTCATAAGGAATGTAAAATGAGTGGAAATATTCATGAAAAATCAATTAGTATACTCCGAGGACTCTTGAGCAATTTAATAAGTCCATATGAGAAATTGCCAGTGGACCTTCAATTAAGTTTTGAACAAACCTATGGAATGGTTGAAGGAGATAGTGCATCAGTTGCAGAAATAATTTGCATTTTATCAGCTTTAAGCAATAGAGGGGTAAGACAAAATATTGCAGTAACTGGATCTATAAATCAGTTTGGAGAAATTCAAGCAATTGGTGGTGTTAATGAAAAAATAGAAGGTTTTCATAGGGTTTGTACAATGATAGATGAAATAAATGGGAAAGGTGTTTTAATTCCAAATACAAATGCAGATGAATTAATATTAAGATGCGAAGTTGAAGAAGATGTTAAAACAAAAAAATTTCATATTTATACTATGGAAACTTTAGAAGATGCAATTGAGGTATTAATACTAGATGAAGGTGAATCTGTAAAGAGCTTTTTTAAAGAAATAGAAAATGAACTTTTGAAATATAAAGGTGGTAAAAAGAAAAAATAA